A region of Myxococcus stipitatus DSM 14675 DNA encodes the following proteins:
- a CDS encoding ComEA family DNA-binding protein, with protein sequence MARRTAALAVVALGVMGLGAVVRSRWPDSASALDCPPDLVRLRADGVATCGEGDWPTGARALALGRRLDLNVATAEELALLPGVGASLARSLVEAREVAGGFGSWEAVDEVPGVGAARLKTLQTATVLGAAPDTGAVW encoded by the coding sequence GTGGCGAGGCGCACCGCGGCGCTCGCGGTCGTGGCGTTGGGGGTGATGGGGTTGGGGGCGGTGGTGCGCTCGCGTTGGCCGGATTCCGCGTCAGCGTTGGATTGTCCTCCGGACCTGGTGCGGCTGCGCGCGGATGGCGTGGCCACGTGTGGGGAGGGGGATTGGCCGACGGGGGCGCGGGCGCTGGCATTGGGGAGGCGGTTGGACCTCAATGTCGCCACGGCGGAGGAGCTGGCGTTGTTGCCGGGAGTGGGGGCTTCGCTCGCGAGGAGTCTGGTGGAGGCGCGCGAGGTGGCGGGCGGGTTCGGGAGTTGGGAGGCGGTGGACGAGGTGCCTGGAGTCGGGGCTGCCCGGTTGAAGACCCTGCAGACGGCCACGGTGCTGGGGGCGGCGCCCGATACGGGGGCTGTGTGGTAA
- a CDS encoding aspartate kinase, which translates to MALIVQKYGGTSVGDTERMKNVARRCLAAQRAGHDVVVVVSAMSGETNRLLKLVAQITDRPDEREQDVVVATGEQVSIGLVAMAIHAQGGKATSFLGHQVRIVTDSTFSKARIKSIDAQPIRSALAKGHIVVVAGFQGVDEEGSVTTLGRGGSDTTAVAVAAALQADACEIYTDVDGVYTTDPNMVPAARKLERIAYEEMLELASVGAKVLQIRSVEFAMKYKVPLWVKSSFSQDPGTLVCEEDKSMEDVLVRGVAYDRNEAKITVSGVPDVPGIAAKIFGPLDEKHIVVDLIVQNPSKDGRTDLTFTVGKSDFAKAQEVVRKAAAEIQALGIETDDNIAKVSIVGVGMRNHSGVAARMFTALSSEGINIQMISTSEIKVSCVVHSKYTELAVRALHTAFGLDQPLPPEGVVTVSETAALKGEKV; encoded by the coding sequence GTGGCACTCATCGTCCAGAAGTACGGTGGTACCTCCGTGGGTGACACCGAGCGGATGAAGAACGTCGCTCGTCGGTGTCTGGCTGCACAGCGTGCGGGGCACGACGTGGTCGTCGTCGTCTCCGCCATGTCCGGGGAGACGAACCGGCTGCTCAAACTCGTGGCCCAGATAACCGACCGGCCGGACGAGCGGGAGCAGGACGTGGTCGTCGCCACGGGTGAGCAGGTGTCCATCGGCCTGGTGGCCATGGCCATCCACGCGCAGGGCGGCAAAGCGACGAGCTTCCTGGGGCACCAGGTCCGCATCGTCACCGACAGCACCTTCTCCAAGGCGCGCATCAAGAGCATCGACGCGCAGCCCATCCGCTCGGCGTTGGCCAAGGGCCACATCGTCGTGGTGGCGGGTTTCCAGGGCGTGGACGAGGAGGGGAGCGTCACGACGCTGGGGCGCGGAGGCTCGGACACGACGGCGGTGGCGGTGGCCGCCGCGCTCCAGGCGGACGCGTGTGAAATCTACACGGACGTCGATGGTGTCTATACGACGGACCCGAACATGGTTCCCGCCGCGCGCAAGCTGGAGCGCATCGCCTACGAGGAGATGCTGGAGCTGGCGAGCGTGGGCGCGAAGGTGCTGCAGATTCGCTCTGTCGAGTTCGCCATGAAGTACAAGGTGCCGCTCTGGGTGAAGTCTTCGTTCTCCCAGGACCCGGGCACCCTCGTTTGCGAGGAGGACAAGTCCATGGAGGACGTGCTGGTCCGCGGCGTGGCGTATGACCGGAACGAGGCGAAGATCACCGTCAGCGGGGTGCCGGATGTGCCGGGCATCGCGGCGAAGATCTTCGGGCCGCTCGATGAGAAGCACATCGTGGTGGACCTCATCGTCCAGAACCCGTCGAAGGACGGGCGCACGGACCTGACCTTCACGGTGGGCAAGTCCGACTTCGCCAAGGCGCAGGAGGTGGTGCGCAAGGCGGCGGCGGAGATTCAGGCCCTGGGCATCGAGACCGACGACAACATCGCCAAGGTCTCCATTGTCGGCGTGGGCATGCGCAACCACTCGGGCGTGGCGGCGAGGATGTTCACGGCGCTGTCCTCCGAGGGCATCAACATCCAGATGATCTCCACCTCGGAGATCAAGGTCTCGTGTGTCGTGCACTCCAAGTACACGGAGCTGGCGGTGCGCGCGCTGCACACGGCGTTCGGGTTGGACCAGCCGTTGCCTCCGGAGGGTGTGGTGACCGTGTCGGAGACGGCGGCCCTCAAGGGCGAGAAGGTCTGA
- the hutH gene encoding histidine ammonia-lyase, which produces MSRPRILIDGDTLTLEQILQVARNEVTVELAPEAAARVRASRALVDRVAAGDTPSYGINTGFGTLAEVRIDKKDLRDLQRNLILSHACGVGTPLPLGEARALLLLRCNVLAKGYSGVRPETLALALEMINRDVVPVVPERGSVGASGDLAPLAHLALVFIGEGEAYYQGQRLPARAALERAGLQPVILEAKEGLALVNGTQAMCAVGTLLQLRAESLASLADVAGAMTLEGLLGSHKPFIPEIHDIRAHPGQKDCAAHLRRILKNSELVETHVNCSKVQDPYSLRCMPQVHGAAREGLAFARRILEVEVNSATDNPLVFTETERIVSGGNFHGQPISLAMDVVAMALTQLSSISERRVEQLVNPLLSGLPAFLANSGLNSGFMIAQVTSAALVAESRVLSHPASVDSIPSSAGREDHVSMGMTAALKGRQVSDFTRSCLAIEMLVAAQALDFRLPVKPGKGALAAYELIRSKVPHMDRDRELHKDIEAVTQLVDSGAIIEAVRSATA; this is translated from the coding sequence ATGTCGCGCCCTCGAATCCTGATTGACGGTGACACCCTGACGCTGGAGCAGATCCTCCAGGTCGCTCGCAACGAGGTCACCGTGGAGCTGGCCCCCGAGGCCGCCGCCCGCGTTCGTGCCTCGCGAGCCCTCGTGGACCGGGTCGCCGCGGGAGACACCCCGTCCTACGGCATCAACACGGGCTTCGGCACCCTGGCCGAGGTGCGCATCGACAAGAAGGACCTCAGGGACCTGCAACGCAACCTCATCCTCTCTCACGCCTGCGGTGTCGGCACGCCCCTGCCGCTCGGCGAGGCCCGCGCGTTGTTGCTGCTTCGTTGCAACGTTCTCGCCAAGGGCTACTCCGGCGTCCGTCCGGAGACGCTCGCGCTGGCGTTGGAGATGATCAACCGGGACGTCGTCCCCGTCGTCCCCGAGCGCGGCAGCGTGGGCGCGTCGGGTGACCTGGCGCCCCTGGCCCACCTGGCGCTCGTCTTCATCGGCGAGGGTGAGGCCTACTATCAGGGCCAGCGGCTCCCCGCGCGAGCGGCGCTGGAGCGCGCGGGCCTCCAGCCCGTCATCCTCGAGGCCAAGGAGGGCCTGGCGCTGGTCAACGGCACCCAGGCCATGTGCGCGGTGGGCACCCTGCTCCAGCTTCGCGCCGAGTCCCTCGCCTCGCTCGCGGACGTCGCCGGCGCCATGACGCTGGAGGGCCTGCTCGGCAGCCACAAGCCGTTCATCCCTGAGATTCACGACATCCGAGCCCATCCCGGCCAGAAGGACTGCGCGGCGCACCTGCGGCGCATCCTGAAGAACAGCGAGCTGGTGGAGACACACGTCAACTGCAGCAAGGTGCAGGACCCGTACTCGCTGCGCTGCATGCCGCAGGTGCACGGCGCGGCGCGCGAGGGCCTGGCCTTCGCTCGGCGCATCCTCGAGGTGGAGGTCAACAGCGCCACGGACAACCCGCTCGTCTTCACGGAGACGGAGCGCATCGTCTCCGGCGGAAACTTCCATGGGCAGCCCATCTCGTTGGCAATGGACGTGGTGGCCATGGCGCTCACCCAGCTGTCCTCCATCAGCGAGCGGCGCGTGGAGCAGCTGGTGAACCCGTTGCTGTCGGGCCTGCCCGCGTTCCTCGCGAACTCGGGGTTGAACTCGGGCTTCATGATCGCGCAGGTGACCAGCGCGGCGCTCGTGGCCGAGTCGCGCGTGCTCAGCCACCCTGCCTCGGTGGACTCGATTCCGTCGTCGGCGGGCCGCGAGGACCACGTGTCCATGGGCATGACGGCGGCGCTCAAGGGCCGGCAGGTGAGCGACTTCACCCGCTCGTGCCTCGCCATCGAGATGCTGGTGGCGGCGCAGGCCCTGGACTTCCGCCTGCCGGTGAAGCCGGGCAAGGGCGCGCTGGCCGCGTACGAGCTCATCCGCTCGAAGGTGCCGCACATGGACCGCGACCGGGAGCTGCACAAGGACATCGAGGCCGTCACCCAGCTCGTCGACTCCGGCGCCATCATCGAGGCCGTGCGCTCCGCCACCGCCTGA
- a CDS encoding DUF4336 domain-containing protein: MTSGNRASADAPVEWSDGIGLYTPLSTLKPLAEDLWMVDGPVARMSMGPVSLPFPTRMVVVRLRSGGLWVWSPTAPTPELFAEVDALGPVEHLVSPNRLHYMAISAWKARYPKATAWASPGVRERARSQGFDVTFDADLGDAPPSAWAEDLHQLIFRGSRYIEEVVFFHRASSTLIVADMVLALEPERVHTRFRWLLSLGGAMWPGQTPREVQVTTWGRKARARECLQRMMDWKPQRVVVGHGRCYLDDVPARLERAFSWLR, translated from the coding sequence ATGACATCTGGAAACCGCGCGAGCGCTGATGCTCCCGTGGAGTGGTCCGACGGAATCGGTCTCTACACTCCGCTCTCGACCCTCAAGCCGTTGGCGGAGGACCTCTGGATGGTGGACGGCCCCGTGGCCAGGATGAGCATGGGCCCGGTGTCACTGCCGTTCCCCACGCGGATGGTGGTGGTCCGGCTGCGCTCCGGGGGCTTGTGGGTGTGGTCGCCCACGGCGCCGACACCGGAGTTGTTCGCGGAGGTCGACGCGCTGGGGCCAGTGGAGCACCTGGTCTCACCCAATCGACTCCACTACATGGCCATCTCCGCCTGGAAGGCTCGCTACCCGAAGGCGACGGCGTGGGCTTCTCCGGGTGTCCGTGAGCGCGCCCGCTCGCAAGGCTTCGACGTCACCTTCGATGCGGACCTGGGTGATGCGCCGCCGTCCGCGTGGGCGGAGGACCTCCACCAGCTCATCTTCCGAGGCAGCCGCTACATCGAAGAGGTCGTGTTCTTCCACAGGGCTTCTTCGACGTTGATTGTCGCGGACATGGTCCTGGCGCTCGAGCCCGAGCGTGTCCACACGCGCTTCCGCTGGCTGTTGTCCCTGGGGGGAGCGATGTGGCCGGGCCAGACGCCTCGCGAGGTCCAGGTGACGACGTGGGGGCGCAAGGCACGGGCGCGTGAGTGCTTGCAGCGGATGATGGATTGGAAGCCCCAGCGCGTCGTGGTGGGCCACGGCCGCTGCTATCTCGACGACGTGCCAGCCCGACTCGAGCGCGCGTTCTCCTGGTTGCGTTGA
- a CDS encoding pirin family protein yields MPEEPFIDGDPGSALETVIVPRTRDLGDGFEVRRALPSSRRRMVGPFIFMDQMGPAILQSGKGLDVRPHPHIGLATVTYLFEGEILHRDTLGKVQAIQPGAVNWMVAGRGIAHSERTPPEVRAHGSRLFGIQFWVALPGRHEEDAPSFVHTPAEALPVIQDPGLEVRLIAGGMYGARSPVQTQSPLFYADVKLDAGTRIQVPVEHEERGLFVAEGEVEVGGQGYGPGQLLVLRPGAQVVAKGGGTSRSRLLLFGGEPMDGPRHIWWNFVSSSKERIEQAKEDWKAGRMGQVPGETEFIPLPEAEPNVPRYP; encoded by the coding sequence ATGCCTGAAGAGCCTTTTATTGATGGAGATCCAGGGTCCGCGCTGGAGACGGTGATTGTTCCTCGCACGAGGGACTTGGGGGATGGGTTCGAAGTGCGCCGGGCCTTGCCTTCGTCGAGGCGGAGGATGGTGGGGCCGTTCATCTTCATGGACCAGATGGGGCCGGCCATTCTCCAGTCGGGGAAGGGGTTGGACGTGAGGCCTCATCCCCACATCGGACTGGCGACGGTGACGTATCTCTTCGAGGGAGAGATTCTTCACCGCGACACGTTGGGGAAGGTCCAGGCCATTCAGCCAGGCGCGGTGAACTGGATGGTGGCGGGGCGCGGCATCGCGCATTCGGAGCGAACCCCTCCGGAGGTGCGGGCTCATGGCAGCCGGCTGTTTGGCATTCAGTTCTGGGTCGCGCTGCCCGGGCGCCACGAGGAGGACGCGCCTTCGTTTGTCCATACACCCGCGGAAGCATTGCCGGTCATTCAAGACCCAGGGTTGGAAGTGCGCCTCATCGCGGGGGGGATGTATGGGGCGCGTTCGCCAGTCCAGACGCAGTCCCCGCTCTTCTATGCGGATGTAAAGCTTGACGCGGGGACACGCATCCAGGTGCCTGTCGAGCACGAGGAGCGCGGTCTCTTCGTCGCGGAGGGGGAGGTGGAGGTCGGGGGACAGGGATATGGCCCGGGTCAACTCCTGGTGCTTCGTCCAGGGGCGCAAGTGGTGGCGAAGGGCGGGGGGACGTCGCGCTCCCGGCTGTTGCTCTTCGGGGGCGAGCCCATGGACGGACCGCGTCACATCTGGTGGAACTTCGTGTCGAGCTCGAAGGAGCGCATCGAGCAGGCCAAGGAGGACTGGAAGGCGGGCCGGATGGGGCAGGTTCCTGGCGAGACGGAGTTCATTCCGCTGCCGGAAGCCGAGCCGAACGTGCCGCGTTATCCCTGA
- a CDS encoding YncE family protein, translating to MKPKRRCQHLRLTLNPTKIQRSLSPSAAGGGREPQLSLEGVLRITHTSVHLGISRVIVAALLLIGGLLGGEASAAHFTVFESGQVRPLALSPDGKLLFAVNTPDNRLEIFRVGNNGLSHRGSVPVGLEPVAVAARTNEEVWVVNHLSDSISVVRVNDEGQGGTVTRTLLVGDEPRDIVFAGHGRRRAFITAAHRGQNAPFNPQLTTPGIGRADVWVFDSDNLGNTLGGTPLNILTFFADTPRALAVTPDGSRVYAAAFHSGNRTTALHEDAVPDGGEAVGGVPGPNTNYAGIPAHETSIILKQEGQEWLDVLGRSWTSKVRFTLPDKDVFAINATANPPAAVTGPGGVFSGVGTILFNMVVNPANGKVYVSNTDARNDLRFEGPGTYAGSSLRGHLHESRITVLGASSVTPRHLNKHIDYSTCCAPTPNPVSEKSLAQPTGMAVTSDGATLYVAAFGSSKLGIYSTAALETDTFVPNSANHIQLTGGGPTGLVLDESRRRIYVLTRFDNSISVINTTTRQEIAHLSMFNPEPRSVVEGRPFLYDARNSSSHGDSSCGSCHIFGDFDSLSWNLGNPDLDVKANPNPIVPNLPEFGDDPTFGQNTSFHPLKGPLSTQSLRGMANHGPMHWRGDRNGGFTAPSLQPNSGAFNEAEGFKQFNPAFMDLLGRSAQLPPEQMQKFTDFILQVAYPPNPIRNLDNVLTPAQQAGRDFFVNTTSFFHGACAACHTIDPNGNPGEGPFKGFFGSDGRSSFDVSTFFPRVPHLRNAYQKVGMFGTPVVFGKQPIDPFMGDQIRGFGFNSDGSIPTLFNFGSGFDFDPIQNAVGIPNTPEGHAIKKNMEQFMLAFDTNLAPIVGQQVTLTAGLGAVAGPRINLMVARANAGECELVAKGRFGPHEAGFLYTGNGQFTVDRHDVGPVSDAHLRAAATSNGGTLTYTCVPPGSGVRIGIDRDLDGALDGDERRAGTHPADPLSHP from the coding sequence ATGAAGCCCAAAAGGAGATGTCAGCATTTACGCCTCACCCTGAATCCAACGAAGATTCAGCGTTCCCTTTCGCCCAGCGCCGCTGGCGGAGGAAGGGAACCGCAACTCTCCCTGGAGGGTGTCTTGAGAATCACACACACGTCAGTTCACCTTGGTATCTCGAGAGTCATTGTCGCAGCCCTGCTGCTGATAGGAGGACTCCTCGGCGGCGAGGCCTCCGCTGCCCACTTCACCGTCTTCGAGAGCGGACAGGTTCGTCCCCTGGCCCTCTCGCCGGATGGAAAGCTGCTCTTCGCCGTCAACACCCCCGACAACCGTCTGGAGATCTTTCGCGTCGGCAACAACGGGCTGAGCCATCGAGGCTCCGTGCCCGTGGGCCTGGAGCCCGTGGCCGTCGCGGCTCGCACGAACGAGGAGGTCTGGGTCGTCAACCACCTGTCGGACAGCATCAGCGTCGTCCGGGTGAATGACGAGGGCCAGGGTGGAACGGTGACGCGGACGCTGCTCGTGGGCGATGAGCCCCGCGACATCGTCTTCGCGGGCCACGGCCGCAGGCGCGCGTTCATCACCGCCGCGCACCGCGGACAGAATGCCCCGTTCAACCCCCAGCTCACCACGCCGGGCATCGGCCGCGCGGACGTCTGGGTCTTCGACTCGGACAACCTGGGCAACACGCTCGGCGGCACGCCGCTCAACATCCTGACGTTCTTCGCGGACACGCCTCGCGCGCTGGCGGTGACGCCCGACGGCTCACGCGTCTACGCGGCGGCGTTCCACTCCGGCAACCGCACCACGGCGCTGCACGAGGACGCGGTCCCGGATGGCGGCGAGGCCGTGGGCGGCGTCCCCGGTCCCAACACCAACTACGCGGGCATCCCCGCCCACGAGACGTCCATCATCCTCAAGCAGGAAGGACAGGAGTGGCTGGACGTGCTGGGCCGCTCGTGGACGTCCAAGGTCCGCTTCACCCTGCCCGACAAGGACGTCTTCGCCATCAACGCCACCGCCAACCCGCCCGCGGCTGTCACGGGCCCCGGCGGCGTCTTCTCCGGCGTGGGCACCATCCTCTTCAACATGGTCGTCAACCCCGCCAACGGGAAGGTGTACGTCAGCAACACGGACGCCCGGAACGACCTGCGCTTCGAGGGCCCCGGCACCTACGCCGGCTCCTCCCTGCGCGGCCACCTGCACGAGAGCCGCATCACCGTGCTGGGCGCCTCCAGCGTCACCCCGCGCCACCTCAACAAGCACATCGACTACTCGACGTGCTGCGCGCCCACGCCCAACCCCGTGAGCGAGAAGAGCCTCGCGCAGCCCACGGGCATGGCGGTGACGTCGGATGGCGCGACGCTGTACGTGGCGGCGTTCGGCTCGTCGAAGCTGGGCATCTACTCCACGGCGGCCCTGGAGACGGACACCTTCGTGCCCAACAGCGCGAACCACATCCAGCTCACCGGCGGAGGTCCCACGGGCCTCGTGCTGGATGAGTCCCGCCGCCGCATCTACGTGCTGACGCGCTTCGATAACAGCATCTCCGTCATCAACACCACGACGCGCCAGGAGATTGCCCACCTGTCCATGTTCAACCCGGAGCCTCGCAGCGTGGTGGAAGGTCGCCCGTTCCTCTACGACGCCCGCAACAGCTCCAGCCACGGCGACTCGTCCTGCGGCAGCTGTCACATCTTCGGTGACTTCGACAGCCTGTCGTGGAACCTGGGCAACCCGGACCTCGACGTGAAGGCCAACCCCAACCCCATCGTCCCGAACCTGCCCGAGTTCGGCGATGACCCCACGTTCGGCCAGAACACGTCCTTCCACCCGCTGAAGGGGCCCCTGTCGACGCAGAGCCTTCGCGGCATGGCCAACCATGGCCCCATGCACTGGCGCGGCGACCGCAACGGAGGCTTCACCGCTCCCAGCCTCCAGCCCAACAGCGGCGCCTTCAACGAAGCGGAGGGCTTCAAGCAGTTCAACCCGGCGTTCATGGACCTGCTGGGCCGCAGCGCGCAGCTGCCCCCGGAGCAGATGCAGAAGTTCACCGACTTCATCCTCCAGGTCGCCTACCCGCCCAACCCCATCCGCAACCTCGACAATGTCCTGACGCCCGCGCAGCAGGCCGGCCGGGACTTCTTCGTGAACACCACGTCGTTCTTCCACGGCGCCTGCGCCGCGTGCCACACCATCGACCCGAACGGGAACCCGGGAGAGGGCCCGTTCAAGGGGTTCTTCGGCTCGGACGGCCGGTCGTCCTTCGACGTGTCGACGTTCTTCCCCCGGGTGCCGCATCTGCGCAACGCCTACCAGAAGGTCGGCATGTTCGGCACGCCCGTCGTGTTCGGCAAGCAGCCCATCGACCCCTTCATGGGGGACCAGATTCGCGGCTTCGGCTTCAACAGCGACGGCTCCATCCCCACCCTGTTCAACTTCGGCAGCGGCTTCGACTTCGACCCCATCCAGAACGCCGTGGGCATCCCCAATACGCCGGAAGGCCACGCCATCAAGAAGAACATGGAGCAGTTCATGCTCGCCTTCGACACCAACCTGGCCCCCATCGTGGGCCAGCAGGTGACGCTGACGGCGGGCCTCGGCGCCGTCGCCGGGCCTCGCATCAACCTGATGGTGGCTCGCGCCAACGCGGGCGAGTGCGAGCTGGTCGCCAAGGGCCGCTTCGGCCCGCATGAAGCGGGCTTCCTCTACACCGGCAATGGCCAGTTCACCGTGGACCGCCACGACGTGGGCCCCGTGTCCGATGCGCACCTGCGCGCGGCCGCGACGTCGAACGGTGGAACGCTGACGTACACGTGTGTGCCTCCGGGCTCGGGCGTTCGCATCGGCATCGACCGGGACCTGGACGGAGCACTCGACGGCGACGAGCGGCGCGCGGGCACCCACCCCGCGGATCCGCTGAGCCACCCGTGA